Proteins from one Sabethes cyaneus chromosome 2, idSabCyanKW18_F2, whole genome shotgun sequence genomic window:
- the LOC128738924 gene encoding protein hairy yields the protein MVAGTGASQQQVGATPTTSQMPPSEQPVVKRPGDNRRSNKPIMEKKRRARINNSLNELKIIILDAMKKDPARHSKLEKADILEMTVNYFRNLQRQQNVVSQATDPNVMNKFKSGYNECIQEVSRFADMEPMTRRRLLAHLSNCINGVKTHFPKPRQPSVQVHILPSPPSSPEQDHLAQPHPAQINAVQTGNGVFFTNQIGSSVQLVPTKLPNGSLAFVLPQAIPAATAPVPMLVPIPSRTASTGSAASSHSSASAYDRVPREHATSPYSPLSPANSSYEPMDCHSTGTPEQHQYLHSQQMRFQQQQQQQQQQQRDYSPESPLSLVMKKSYQDPNLNQDDSQPWRPW from the exons ATGGTTGCCGGAACAGGAGCCTCCCAGCAGCAGGTTGGCGCTACGCCGACCACTTCGCAGATGCCTCCAAGTGAGCAGCCGGTTGTGAAGCGACCGGGCGACAATCGCAGG AGTAACAAGCCCATCATGGAAAAGAAGCGCCGCGCTCGGATCAACAATAGTTTGAACGAGCTGAAAATCATTATCCTGGATGCCATGAAAAAAGAC CCAGCTCGTCACTCCAAACTGGAGAAAGCTGATATTCTGGAAATGACTGTCAATTATTTCCGCAATCTTCAACGGCAGCAAAATGTCGTATCGCAGGCTACGGATCCAAATGTCATGAATAAATTCAAGTCCGGTTACAACGAGTGCATCCAAGAGGTCAGCCGCTTTGCCGACATGGAACCAATGACACGCCGCCGCCTGCTAGCTCACCTGAGCAATTGTATCAACGGAGTAAAAACCCACTTCCCAAAACCACGCCAGCCGTCTGTCCAGGTGCACATATTGCCTTCGCCACCAAGTTCTCCAGAGCAAGATCATCTGGCCCAACCGCACCCAGCCCAAATCAATGCAGTGCAAACTGGAAACGGCGTTTTCTTCACCAACCAAATTGGATCCAGCGTTCAGCTCGTCCCAACCAAGCTCCCAAATGGAAGTTTAGCATTCGTCCTACCGCAAGCAATCCCAGCAGCTACAGCGCCGGTTCCGATGCTAGTTCCCATACCGAGCCGTACGGCTTCCACCGGTTCAGCAGCATCCAGCCATTCGTCAGCATCCGCGTATGACCGCGTTCCACGCGAACATGCCACCTCGCCTTACTCTCCTCTGAGCCCAGCAAACTCTAGCTACGAACCCATGGATTGTCATTCTACCGGAACTCCTGAACAGCATCAATACCTCCACTCGCAACAGATGCGcttccagcagcagcaacagcaacaacaacagcaacagcgggACTACAGTCCCGAAAGTCCCCTTTCATTGGTCATGAAAAAATCCTATCAGGACCCAAACCTCAACCAGGACGACAGCCAACCGTGGCGGCCGTGGTAA